A region from the Tachysurus vachellii isolate PV-2020 chromosome 25, HZAU_Pvac_v1, whole genome shotgun sequence genome encodes:
- the epb41b gene encoding protein 4.1b isoform X1 produces the protein MTTFPCRVILLDGAVIERDLEKKAVGQVLFNKVCEYLNLLERDYFGLAAWDSSNNKVWLKFSKPVHKQIKSHDATFTFSVKFYPPDPSLLAEDITRYLLCLQLRTDILASRLPCPPDILAVLGSYTVQAEFGDYNPELHGKEFFSNIPLAPNQTPELEEAVAELHQTLKSMSPAEADQGFLQNVKTLHMYGVHLHPAKDASGGDVMLGVCADGLVVYEDEENTQSFSWPTVLNIFYKHSNFQARVSHSEDASENTIKFTLPSYRACKCLWKNAVEHHGFFRNFKDLAKAPLQLGSRYRFDGLTHEESLEVSSTIKQAAPRFARSAIKRKAKESFLVDMKRPNRTEFVDWFQLLGSDETWPAYSPDKYQVTAGETLAYKGREEVDELDNEWFQLLGGRSFPTQHSYSSLSSDSDILESDKFQLWKLQADDWFVLLEPHTYQPGVRHWKTQQLSFQSSQAEEQTEELEYIKGNSEKSINIVWKRKEVDAVTEQHEEVEVERNSISPDVVGKNLELETRDSEQIVKVMREMMEGEVDGEELQTVVMYEQRRQVVEPYTGQLQEAFVEQIFRGMEVVDTVRELMLKTGEVVSEENVEDLEKTLQEVESVERTLQDIERLKVKLQEVELLEQKLQEVQQAGRQLGENDDWYILLENKLMASSAPVRLVGVETSEKKLQKKLEQGDRGDWYLMLDRKPLVVSSANAGLTMDTTERKAEMSQWTEEKLQRANTLTRVQMKDDWYILLDLLPRPTQTTQPALPQSVETVQSSWMNVVEEHKNFDEEFKWREERTIYVGETQPILPVQREEQTEKQVDDDWFIQRYVPPKEAGKQRAVDVHKETKEEEVQLIKTQVKTIIIEEERREMLETSHEVGQMNPIPFEKRDVPSGLTMDTTERKAEMSQWTEEKLQRANTLTRVQMKDDWYILLDLLPRPTQTTQPALPQSVLVTAVDVHKETKEEEVQLIKTQVKTIIIEEERREMLETSHEVVQMNPIPFEKRDVPSGLTMDTTERKAEMSQWTEEKLQRANTLTRVQMKDDWYILLDFPRPTQTTQPGLPQSVLVTAVDIHKETKEEEVQLIKPQVKTIIIEEERREMLETSHEVVQMNPIPFEKRDVPSGATIYTTEQNAEIRQWIEGELQRANTLTPVQMKDDWYILLDLPTRPTQTTQPALLPSGTTKTTPVLVTAVDVHKETREEEVQLIKTQVKIMKSEEERRETLETSHEVIQMKPIPFEKRNVPSGATFYTTEQRAEIRQWIGEELQRANTLTPVQMKDDWYILLDFLPRPTQTTQPALTPSEGVSDTWILEEKRLREVQKGRLSKDVKRSHVVEDKILHPYVPAPKAEERHREVIDDWFLLLEPVSKISVNIYKRAEEDQRRKDELFKKQALAEDRRKVAGFRHPSVPIIPLTPADQPMTSTPTAQSVRITRPTYQEERLKRLEITQEITQDIKQESKVESESIIKRKKREKRIEGESIYIRHSILMLEDSDVTQEIVLNHHASVSELKRIFMEDMPVFGPTEWDRRLSTYTPVIYPKLSNGELFNGIDIMGAEGLSVM, from the exons ATGACAACGTTTCCTTGCCGAGTTATTCTTTTGGACGGCGCTGTCATTGAGCGAGACTTAGAG AAAAAAGCAGTGGGCCAGGTTCTGTTTAATAAAGTCTGTGAGTATCTCAATCTTCTAGAGAGGGACTATTTTGGCCTGGCAGCATGGGATTCATCTAACAATAAG GTGTGGTTGAAATTTTCCAAACCGGTTCACAAGCAGATCAAAA GTCATGatgctacatttacattcagtGTCAAGTTTTACCCACCTGACCCCTCTTTACTGGCTGAGGACATTACAAG ATACTTACTGTGCCTTCAGCTCAGGACAGACATCCTGGCAAGCCGTCTGCCATGTCCACCAGATATTTTGGCAGTTTTGGGATCATACACAGTCCAGGCAGAATTTGGAGATTATAACCCTGAACTACACGGGAAAGAGTTCTTCAGTAATATTCCCCTTGCACCCAATCAAACTCCAGAGCTGGAGGAGGCTGTGGCAGAGCTCCATCAAACACTCAA ATCCATGAGTCCTGCTGAAGCAGATCAGGGTTTCCTGCAGAATGTCAAGACGCTCCACATGTACGGAGTACATCTGCATCCTGCTAAG GATGCCAGTGGTGGAGATGTGATGCtgggtgtgtgtgctgatggtCTAGTAGTGTATGAGGATGAGGAAAACACACAGAGTTTCAGCTGGCCCAcagttctgaatattttttacaaacacaGCAACTTCCAAGCCAGGGTTTCTCACTCAGAG GATGCATCTGAAAATACCATCAAATTCACTCTTCCCAGCTACCGTGCATGCAAATGCCTGTGGAAAAATGCTGTGGAGCATCATGGCTTCTTCAG GAATTTTAAGGACCTAGCCAAGGCTCCCCTCCAGTTGGGTTCAAGGTATCGTTTTGACGGTCTCACTCATGAGGAATCTCTAGAGGTCAGCTCCACCATCAAGCAAGCAGCTCCACGCTTTGCACGCTCAGCCATCAAGAGGAAAG CAAAAGAAAGCTTTCTTGTGGATATGAAGCGCCCAAACAGAACCGAATTTGTCGACTGGTTTCAACTGCTTGGCTCTGATGAAACATGGCCTGCTTATAGCCCAG ATAAGTACCAAGTGACAGCTGGAGAGACACTTGCTTATAAAGGAAGAGAGGAAGTGGATGAACTGGATAATGAGTGGTTTCAGCTGTTGGGTGGGCGCTCCTTTCCCACTCAGCATTCTTACTCATCCTTATCTTCAG ATTCTGACATTTTGGAAAGTGATAAATTCCAGCTTTGGAAACTGCAAGCTGATGACTGGTTTGTTCTCCTCGAACCCCACACATATCAGCCCGGTGTAAGGCACTGGAAGACCCAACAAT TGTCTTTCCAGTCCTCTCAAGCAGAAGAGCAGACAGAAGAGCTGGAATATATAAAAGGAAACTCAGAGAAGAGTATAAATATTGtctggaaaagaaaagaggttGATGCTGTGACAGAGCAACACGAGGAAGTGGAAGTGGAAAGAAACTCAATAAGTCCAGATGTTGTTGGCAAAAATCTAGAGTTGGAAACTAGGGACAGTGAGCAAATAGTGAAAGTTATGAGGGAAATGATGGAAGGTGAGGTGGATGGAGAAGAATTACAAACAGTAGTAATGTATGAACAGAGAAGGCAGGTGGTGGAACCTTATACTGGACAACTTCAGGAGGCTTTTGTTGAACAAATATTTAGAGGGATGGAAGTCGTAGACACGGTACGTGAACTGATGTTAAAGACAGGTGAAGTGGTGTCTGAGGAAAATGTAGAGGATTTAGAGAAAACATTACAAGAAGTGGAGAGCGTTGAAAGAACACTGCAGGACATAGAAAGGCTAAAAGTCAAATTACAGGAAGTAGAATTATTGGAGCAAAAACTACAAGAAGTGCAGCAGGCAGGAAGACAGCTTGGGGAGAACGATGATTGGTACATTTTGCTGGAGAACAAACTGATGGCATCTTCAGCACCTGTGAGACTTGTAGGAGTGGAAACTTCTGAAAAAAAGCTGCAGAAAAAACTTGAACAAGGAGACAGAGGAGACTGGTACCTTATGCTGGATCGCAAACCCTTAGTGGTATCTTCAGCAAATGCAG GTCTTACCATGGACACAACAGAGCGGAAAGCAGAGATGAGTCAGTGGACAGAGGAGAAACTCCAGAGAGCAAACACTCTAACACGTGTCCAGATGAAAGACGACTGGTACATTTTGCTGGACTTGCTCCCACGACCTACACAGACCACACAACCTGCACTGCCTCAATCAG TAGAGACTGTCCAGTCATCTTGGATGAATGTGGTAGAGGAGCACAAAAACTTCGATGAAGAGTTCAaatggagagaggagagaacaaTTTATGTGGGAGAAACACAACCAATTTTACCAGTACAAAGagaagaacagacagagaaacaggtgGATGATGACTGGTTTATCCAGCGGTACGTTCCTCCTAAAGAAGCAGGTAAACAGAGAG CTGTAGATGTTCACAAAGAGACCAAAGAGGAGGAGGTACAACTAATCAAAACACAAGTAAAAACGATAATAAttgaagaggagagaagagaaatgctAGAAACATCTCATGAAGTGGGTCAGATGAATCCAATCCCATTCGAGAAGAGAGATGTTCCTTCAG GTCTTACCATGGACACAACAGAGCGGAAAGCAGAGATGAGTCAGTGGACAGAGGAGAAACTCCAGAGAGCAAACACTCTAACACGTGTCCAGATGAAAGACGACTGGTACATTTTGCTGGACTTGCTCCCACGACCTACACAGACCACACAACCTGCACTGCCTCAATCAG TTCTTGTCACAGCTGTAGATGTTCACAAAGAGACCAAAGAGGAGGAGGTACAACTAATCAAAACACAAGTAAAAACGATAATAAttgaagaggagagaagagaaatgctAGAAACATCTCATGAAGTGGTTCAGATGAATCCAATCCCATTCGAGAAGAGAGATGTTCCTTCAG GTCTTACCATGGACACAACAGAGCGGAAAGCAGAGATGAGTCAGTGGACAGAGGAGAAACTCCAGAGAGCAAACACTCTAACACGTGTCCAGATGAAAGACGACTGGTACATTTTGCTGGACTTCCCACGACCTACACAGACCACACAACCTGGACTGCCTCAATCAG TTCTTGTCACAGCTGTAGATATTCACAAAGAGACCAAAGAGGAGGAAGTACAGCTAATCAAACCACAAGTAAAAACGATAATAAttgaagaggagagaagagaaatgctAGAAACATCTCATGAAGTGGTTCAGATGAATCCAATCCCATTCGAGAAGAGAGATGTTCCTTCAG GTGCTAccatttatacaacagagcaaaACGCAGAGATTAGACAGTGGATAGAGGGGGAACTCCAAAGAGCAAACACTCTAACACCTGTCCAGATGAAAGATGACTGGTACATTTTGCTGGACTTGCCTACACGACCTACACAGACCACACAACCTGCACTGCTTCCATCAGGTACAACTAAAACCACACCAG TTCTTGTCACAGCTGTAGATGTTCACAAAGAGACCAGAGAGGAGGAAGTACAGCTAATCAAAACGcaagtaaaaataatgaaatctgaggaggagagaagagaaacgCTAGAAACATCTCATGAGGTGATTCAGATGAAACCAATTCCATTTGAGAAGAGAAATGTTCCTTCAG GTGCTAccttttatacaacagagcaaaGAGCAGAGATTAGACAGTGGATAGGGGAGGAACTCCAAAGAGCAAACACTCTAACACCTGTCCAGATGAAAGACGACTGGTACATTTTGCTGGACTTCCTTCCACGGCCTACACAGACCACACAACCTGCACTGACTCCATCAG AGGGTGTGTCAGACACATGGATTCTGGAAGAAAAGAGATTAAGGGAGGTGCAGAAGGGACGACTCAGTAAGGACGTAAAGAGAAGCCATGTGGTGGAGGACAAAATACTTCATCCATATGTGCCTGCACCAAAAGCAGAAGAGCGTCATCGGGAGGTGATTGATGATTGGTTCCTCCTGCTGGAGCCCGTTTCTAAAATAtcag TGAACATTTACAAGAGAGCCGAGGAGGACCAGCGTAGGAAGGACGAGTTGTTTAAGAAGCAAGCCTTGGCAGAAGACAGAAGAAAAGTGGCAG gattCAGACATCCATCAGTCCCTATCATCCCACTGACTCCAGCTGATCAGCCAATGACATCAACTCCCACTGCACAATCTGTTCGCATCACAAGACCCACTTATCAAGAGGAGCGTCTAAAGAGACTGGAAATCACACAGGAGATCACACAAGATATAAAGCAAGAATCTAAG GTGGAATCAGAGTCCATCATTAAGAGAAAG aaaagagagaagagaattgAGGGTGAATCCATTTATATCCGTCACAGCATTCTAATGTTAGAG gactcTGATGTGACTCAGGAGATTGTGTTGAATCATCATGCCAGTGTCAGTGAGTTAAAGCGCATCTTTATGGAGGACATGCCTGTGTTCGGTCCCACTGAGTGGGACAGGCGTCTCTCTACATACACTCCTGTCATTTACCCCAAATTATCCAACGGCGAGCT